A window of Candidatus Parvarchaeota archaeon contains these coding sequences:
- a CDS encoding 50S ribosomal protein L18a, translating into MKFFVEGTMSISGVEKQFVLELEAQSEKLAKEKALCDLGSNHKLPRSKINISKVEKV; encoded by the coding sequence ATGAAATTTTTTGTTGAAGGCACAATGTCCATAAGCGGCGTTGAAAAGCAGTTTGTGCTGGAGCTTGAGGCCCAAAGCGAGAAGCTTGCAAAAGAGAAAGCTTTATGTGACCTTGGCTCCAATCATAAGCTGCCAAGAAGCAAAATTAACATCTCCAAAGTGGAGAAGGTGTGA
- a CDS encoding translation initiation factor IF-6, whose amino-acid sequence MATNKCAYEGNQFVGLYFCTSDKLTLVPRGLHQKMPGKLGVLGTTLVEASVCSSSLLGLYCSMNSNGIVVPDCIEQNEMAALKKEGLNVCVLECNRNACGNNIAANDYGAVANPLLPKACLSRISDALGVEVVQSDIAGMETVGCCVAATNKGFVAHNESSEQELKFISSVLKVEGGVGTCNMGTPFPKLGIVANSTGALVGEATSGFELARIESSLGLV is encoded by the coding sequence ATGGCAACCAACAAATGCGCTTATGAAGGCAACCAGTTTGTGGGCCTTTACTTTTGCACTTCCGACAAGCTCACTCTAGTTCCAAGGGGCCTGCACCAAAAGATGCCTGGAAAATTAGGGGTTCTTGGCACAACGCTTGTTGAGGCAAGCGTCTGTTCCTCAAGCCTGCTTGGCCTCTATTGTTCAATGAATTCCAATGGCATTGTGGTGCCAGACTGCATTGAGCAAAATGAAATGGCCGCACTTAAAAAAGAGGGGCTCAATGTGTGCGTGCTTGAGTGCAACCGGAACGCCTGCGGCAACAACATAGCTGCAAACGATTATGGCGCAGTTGCAAACCCGCTGCTTCCAAAGGCCTGCCTTTCGCGTATTTCAGACGCCCTTGGCGTGGAAGTGGTGCAATCGGATATTGCGGGAATGGAAACTGTTGGCTGCTGCGTTGCAGCCACAAACAAAGGGTTTGTGGCGCACAACGAGTCAAGCGAGCAGGAGCTCAAGTTCATTTCCTCGGTGCTCAAGGTGGAAGGCGGCGTGGGGACCTGCAACATGGGCACCCCGTTTCCCAAACTTGGAATAGTTGCCAATTCGACTGGAGCCCTTGTCGGCGAGGCCACGTCTGGGTTTGAACTTGCCAGGATTGAGTCAAGCCTCGGGCTTGTCTGA
- the rpl39e gene encoding 50S ribosomal protein L39e (part of the polypeptide exit tunnel in the 50S ribosomal complex) yields the protein MGKIKSPEKKARLGHALKQNRRIPIFVIAKTNRRISHNRNRRAWRRQKLRISG from the coding sequence ATGGGTAAAATCAAATCTCCTGAAAAAAAGGCAAGGCTTGGGCACGCACTAAAGCAGAATCGGCGGATACCGATTTTTGTGATAGCAAAAACCAACAGGAGGATTTCGCACAACAGGAATCGAAGGGCATGGAGGCGCCAGAAGCTTAGGATAAGCGGCTAG
- a CDS encoding 30S ribosomal protein S19e: MVTVYDIKPNMLIEATAKKLKELGIAKPSYIDFVKSGPDKMRLAQSGDFFFVRCASLLRQAYVNELVGVNSLRTHYGGRKNRGVKPEKHRDASGSIIRRGFQQLEKLGLIEKKKVGRGITGKGKKLLDSVARELAGQNKAA; this comes from the coding sequence ATGGTGACAGTTTACGACATAAAACCAAACATGCTAATAGAGGCGACGGCAAAAAAACTCAAGGAGCTTGGGATTGCAAAGCCATCTTACATTGACTTTGTCAAGTCAGGCCCAGACAAGATGCGCCTTGCGCAAAGCGGGGACTTTTTCTTTGTCCGCTGCGCGTCACTTTTGCGCCAGGCCTATGTCAACGAGCTTGTTGGCGTCAACTCCCTTAGGACCCACTACGGCGGGCGCAAAAACAGGGGCGTCAAGCCTGAAAAGCACAGGGACGCGTCAGGCTCAATCATTAGGCGCGGCTTCCAGCAGCTTGAGAAGCTTGGCCTAATCGAGAAGAAAAAGGTCGGCAGGGGAATTACAGGCAAGGGCAAAAAGCTTCTGGATTCGGTAGCGCGCGAGCTTGCCGGCCAAAACAAGGCAGCCTGA